The genomic region CGCAGCCCGAGCTGCCGCGGATCCCCGAGCAGCAGGGGGTCCTCAAGACCCTGGAGGGCCTCATCGCCGACGATCCGCTCCGCATCTCCGCCGTGGCGGAAGACGACGAAGCTGCCAGCAACGGAGCCGGGGAGATCGGCGGCGACACCGCTGCTACCTCTCCCTCCGCTTCTTCAGATTCGAAAAGTACAGCTCCGGCCGGGAAGCACAGCGACGTTTCCCAGGACGAAGGGTGGATCACGATTCCCAACAGTTGGTGCCCCTTTCCCCTTGCTTGGCCTTTCTCCTCGTCGCGTCGCAGATTCACCACTGCCACATTTCTCCTTGGAAATGCCGGCCCGGTAGCTTACTGATTCGCAATTTTACTTCCGCAGAGGAGCTTCCTGGGGATTGGAGTGAGGTTTCGGACATGCTGCAGCTGCGGCCTTTGGATCGCCCCTTCCTTTTTCCTGGTAAAGTTACTCGACTGCAACTTGCTGCCTGTACCTGTTTTTGTTTTGGTATCTGAATTAGTTCGGTTATCAGGCGAGCAGGTCCATATACTGGCGTGCCTATCAGCCTCTAAGCAAGATATGACCTGCATATCTCCGTTTAGAATTGCTGCCGTGATGTCTAAGAGCGGAAATTCGCCGCGGCACCCCACAAATAAATCTAGCTCTGTCAGTGAGAATGGGGATGCCAATGGAACAGCCGGAGAAAATAGTCCTCACGGTGTCGAGGATAACATGGAGAGTGTTGAACTCAATGACAAAGTATCTTCTCCTTCAAAACAAGATATCCTGGAGACTGAATCCCTCCTTCGGATGGAAGATCACAAAGAGCAAATAGAAACCGTGCTGCAAAAATTCAAAAGATCTAACTTTTTTGTCCGAATCGCGGAGTCAGATGAACCTCTCTGGTCCAAGAAAAGAGTAGCTGCAACTAAGACGGCAGATGAACAATTATATTCGGATAGCCAGGGAAATAACACAGTTTCAAGGAGTACTGCTTACAATACCATTTCTGATAAAGGAGTTTTTGATGGTAGCACATCCGGAGGAGTCGCTCGGGATACTGTAAGGTGCTATGCTCTGCAGAATGGAGACATCGTGGTATGTTTTGAACGATCCGTCTGTTTACTTGCTGGGTGACATTATACACTAGATTCTTTTTTGCAATGATTAACTTTGGGAAGTTTATGGACTATGCATAAATAGTTGACCAATCATATATGAGATGTGTGTTAAAAAAGTATACCATCGAATTTGTATTTGAAAGGGgtttccaatggtataatttttatAGCATGTCTCTCGCAGATATTATTGATTTTATCGGTAGTCAAAGTAAATCTCGAAATACGTATTAGACCCTATATATCCAGATGGAGGGAGCACTATAATTTTAGTTCCACAGCCATCTACTTGATGCCTGGAGACTGGTCTGAAATCTACTACCTTACTGCATCACTTTTGGCAAATTGACAACTGCCTTGAATACATTGCTTCTCTTGATTTAATGCACCTTTATATCCGTCATGGTGGTAAGTAGGGTCCTGCAAAGTTTAGAGTTATGTCTCACCATCTTCGGTGAAATCAGCTAATACGCTTTAAGCAAATTTATGTAAAAATCCTTTGCACAACTACTGCAGTTGTCTATATACTAATCATGTTTGTTACTCCCTCcgctccaaaataagtgtctcaagcttagtactccctccgtaaacaaaaataagagcgtttagaacactATTTTAGTGttgtaaacgctcttatatttctttacggagggagtgcaATTTTGTACTAAAATTaatacaaagttaagacacttattttgggacggagggagtattagtttatTAGACGCACAtgcttattttgttttattttaaagAAAGCAACTTCACAAAGAAGTTGATGGTGCTACCATGCAGTTAGGTTTCATTCATGTACTTTTGTGTGATTCTGGGTTGCTTATGTTTGTGCTGATTAATCACTCATATTCTCTGTTGGAAGGATGCAGGTTGTTTTGCAAGTGAATGTTGGTGTTAGCAATATGGTAGATCCAGTGCTTGAAGTTCTTCAATTTGAGAAGTGTACATCAAGCAATTATATGCGTGAGAATCTTGTAAACGGGCTTCCTAATGGTTATGAGGATCCTTGTCAGGAGCTGCTTAGCTGGTTGCTCCCTTTAGATCGCACACTACCTCCTCCTCGTTCTTTATCACCTCCTACTCTCAATCCCAGTATATCACACAAGCAATCTTTTTCTGCTTCTGGGTCTCAAATATTTTCGTTAAGTCATTTCAGAAGCTATTCAATGCCTTCATCCTCCTTTGCCCTTGCCCAGCTTCCCAACATAAGATCACCCCCAATATCTGAAAATCAAGAATTTGTGCCTGAAAAGCCTGCAAAAACACCTGATGTTATAAATGATGGGCAGCTTTCCTTTAGAGGAGTTCCTTTGGAGCCTGAACGGTATTCTGTACGCTGTGGTCTAGAAGGTGTATATCTACCAGGGAAAAGATGGTCAAGAGAAGTTGAAATAATTCAACCAATTGAAGTTCATTCTTTTTCTGCCAAATGTACTGCAGAAAATCTTCTTTGTGTCTTAATAAAGGTTACTATGAACATCCAAATCCTTCATTTTTCTCATAGTTTCTGAAGAAACTTTCAAAACTAATGCTTATATCTTCAATTCTCAGAACATTGCTCCACGGCATGTGCAAGACATAGTTGTATTCATAGATGCAATTACTGTTGTCTTTGAGGAGGCATCCAAAGGAGGTTCTCCTTTATCTCTACCAATTGCCAGTATTGAGGTCGGACATGGTCACAGTTTACCAAATCTGTCACTCAGGTACATGCAAAGTTTCTCATGGATGCTTCCAAAGACCCACAATTGCAGCTTAAAGTTTAAGTATGACGTGGTTTCTGCCATAAATTGATTCCCCTTTGGATTTGCAGACTGCAGTACTTTGACCTTGCCTTTTTCTTAGCAAAGAAATTCTTGCAACATGTTGCAATGTTATCGCTGTTATCCATCTTTCTCTTAGTTTTTAGTTTTGGTTTGAACAAGTTGGTTTTGTATAACATGCAGTACTGTCTGGTCACCTTAATGCTGGATTGGGCCAAACCTTAGTttcacatgattctttctagttaTTTATGCAAGCAATAAACACGGGAAGATGTATCGCATTACATACACTATACCTTGGTTTGAAGTTTCTGCCAAAGACCAACAGTTTCCATATATCTTAAGTATTACTTGTTTCCTTCCAGGCGGGGTGAAGAACACTCGTTTATTTTGAAGCCAGCAATTATGTCCTCCAGGGATCGGAGGATCAACAGTGATGTACCTCTGACTTTGTCACTCCCAAAGATGAGTGGAGCTGCCACAAATACTTCCACGCCTAGGGTTAGCGAGCTCAGCGCTGGTCTTACCGATCAGTATGCTGTACTTATATCATATCGCTGCAATTATACAGGTGAACTGTTGGAAAAATAGAACATGTGCTTGAGAACGAGTGTAGGTTGATAATTCTGACTTCCAGCCCTTTTTATCCTCTGTAGAATCAAAACTTTTCTTCAAGCAAGCCACAAGCTGGCAACCCTGTGCAGCTAGTGATCTTATGATCTCTGTGTCTTCTGAACTGTCATTACGAAATCCTAGCCCGAGTGCTCGAGTTCCTCAACTCCCCGTGCAGGTTATTTCGGTGCTTCTTTAGGTCTTGTTGCATTTTCCATGCCTCGCACTGATAGTGTTAATTGTTGGTTTTCAGGTCTTAACCCTTGAAGCTACTAATATGACTTCAGAAAACCTCACATTAACTGTTCTTGCTCCAGAAGCATCTGGTTCTTCTTCAGTTGTATCATTGAACTCAGCTCCAACCACACCAGATGGTTCTTATTATAATCTTAATGAGCCTATGAGAAGGTCTGGCTTGGGAAAACATGGAACTGGTTTTCGGAGACTGAATTCAGTTGTTGTCGGATCTCCAAAAGAAAGTGACAATGGAGGAAATAGAATGAGCACTTCAGCAGGCTGTACTCATTTGTGGTTGCAGAGTGCAGTTCCCCTAGGGTATGGCTATCCATTCTCACCTTTTTCCATCTGTTGAGAGTTACAGCACGGCATGTCAGTATGCTGAAGAATTACATTTGTTGTGGTTAACAGGTGTGTTCCTGCACGGTCAAGCACCACTGTCAAGCTCGAGCTACTCCCGTTAACAGACGGGATCATTACACTAGATACATTGCAAATAACCATAAAGGAGAAAGGTAAAATTACATGAAAAATGCAAAGTAGAGATCATTAACTTATCAGTTAGATATAGTGCCTACCCAGGGAGCAGAACTTGTTATTGCTActgtttactactccctccgttccgaattacttgtcttagatttgtctagatatggatgtgtATCTAGATTCGTTTTactgttagatacatccgtatctagacaaatctaagacaagtaatttgggatgGAGGTAATACCTGTCATAGTCTGAATCCACCAGATTCATCAGATTAAAATCTTGCCTATGCAGATTTTTTTTAAGATAGTGTTTCTATGGTGCGACCAAACCTCAAGTGTGCCCTGTCTTTGGCTGCTGATTCACGACATGTATCTTTGCACCACAGGTCTTACGTACATACCGGAGCACTCCTTGGAGATACACGCATCGTCTGCCATCTCAGCAGGAAGGTCATAGTAGGAATTAGCAGAGTATTAATTACTCTATGTCTTCTGTGGTTGAACCCCTCTGCGTGGAGTGCAAGTCCAACTGTGCAGCTGCTCATCTGAATTGGAATGTTGGACATGGCAGCTCATACAACAGGATCCAGGAGCCGAGGCAGCCAGATACTGCTGTTTCTGCTGAAGGCGGTGATCTCCACATCAACTGGATAAGCTGAGACCAGCGAATTGTGTTATCCCTGTTTGCATATATGCATTTATACGTGGAGCTCTGAGTGATTGGGCAGGCTTGGAAAAAACTGTAATGTTGTGTTTCATAGTTTTGATATCATTTTTGTGGTTTTCCATTCTTTTTGGTTACATGTAAACCTGGCGCTTGGCCTTGTCTTAGTTGGCGGGAGTATGTATCATGTGATGTACTGTCGGAAAAATGAGAAATTTACGCATCATcagtttcatcttttccttttagTGGTTATCATATATGCTTGTTATACAGTCCTGCTGAACTTCACATCATCCGACTAATATAAGTGTAGACCACATGAACATTGTTGGATACCTTTTGCTGATATTCTACATGGAGTCTTACAAGGTTAAAACAAACTACAGGTAACTCGGTGAAAACAACAAGCATGCAATCCACAACATCCTATGTGCACACAAGAAATATGGCAAAAATTGCCATGACACATGACACATTTATTTTTATCAGCACAAGAACTAAAAAGGGACCTAAACAAATACAAGCATTTCCAATTACTGTTGGTTAATAATATACTTCCTcggttccataatgtagtgcatatagattttctaAAAAGTCGAACttcataaactttgaccaagtttacagaTAAAACTATTTATGTCTCATGAATCTCATTCACTAACCATGACTTGTCACTGTAATGCCTACCTGACAGAAGGTAAGATGTTTTCCAATATTTTGTAGGATTTTCTAGGTATAGCTTTTTTTTTCCCGATTATCGTGTTTATTAGTTTTAGTATGTATAATCGATGCACACTAGAAGTTGGTAATTGTCTTTTAGCATCGTGTTCCTAAGATTCCGCCTCCTAAAGAAATGTGCAAGTCGCCGTACCAAACGCTCCACTTGCAAGAGGTTAATTGTTTTTAATTGTTCAAATGTCGACATGTCATCATGTCACTGATCCACTCAAATCCGGATTAATATATTAATGCCACAGAAAAAAATAAATTTGCCTGCATCATTTGAATGGAATTCATAGCAAACAAGTCAGTAGATTCAGGAGTAGATGAACACATCATATTCAAAGCAACACTTTGTAGGAGTAGCCTTTTTATGCGAAAGACCCCAACTCAGCTCGAGCTCATATGaggcatgaacagtaaaatctaaaaaaaataaaaaataaataaattctggTTTTTGTGTGGCAAAAATTGGCAGatgttttgagtgcttgcagaATTTCATCttgaaatgacattcgtggaaaaAAAAATAGCACTCAAAAATGCTTTTAAAAATAGCATTTTTTAGCAtagatttgtttttttttgccatgacttacACGAATGTCATTCCACGGTAAAAACTTTGCAAACAATCAAAATATTTGTCTATGTTCCCACAAAAGAAATtaatcttttttttttgaattttactgATGAGCTCGAGCTGAGATTTTTATGTAGAAGTATCGTGGTACGCCACTTCACTTTCATGTTTGGCCATTCCCTACATGTATATAAGAGTAATAAATAAGCATAATCAAAAAAGAAGGCAGAGATGCGTGCATTTGTAATTGTGCGAAGAAGATACAGCTAAAATATGCACCACGCATTACAACTACTCATACAACTTCTTCAATGATTGGTCAAACATGCTAACCTAACCATTATTGAAACCCTCCCAACGAAAATATGCTTTTCTTGAGATGCTTCATCCGTCCGTGGATCAACATAAACTTAAGAATatcaaattactactactacatcaTTGAAGAATATTCTTATGAAGGTAAAAAAATACAAGCGAGTGAGCATCCATCCAACGGTAAGCTACAAAAGCCAACACCTCCATTTGTCATTTGTCAAGTAAGCAAAGCCGCCAGCTTGGACCCAATCAAACCCAAAGAAAGCGAGAACTTCCCCGGCCGTCCATGGCCACCTACcccctactcctcctcctcctcctcggcgccgTCGCCGTAGCCGCGTCGTCGGCGTCCGCGGAGGACACCCCAACGGCGTACGAGATGCTGGAGCGGTACGACTTCCCGCggggcatcctgccggagggggtggaggggtacgAGCTCGGCCCGGACGGCGGCTTCGAGGTCTACTTCCCGCGGGAGTGCGAGTTCCTGCTGGCGAAGCAGTGGCTGGTCAGGTACGACGCCCGCATCGCCGGCGCCGTCACCGCGGGcaggctggcggcgctggagggcgtCCACGTCAAGGTGCTCTTCCTGTGGCTCCCCGTCGCCGAGGTCGACCGCGCCGGCGACCGCCTCAGCTTCTACGTCGGCCCCGTCTCCACGTCCTTCCCGCTGAGCTCCTTCGCCAGCAGCCCGCACTGTCGCGGCTACGACGCCGTCGCCGCGGCCGTCTCGTGAATCATAAGCCGTTGTTTATTATGATTTGAACAAGACTCACATGGGCCATTGTTTCAGTTAACCTTCTGTACCGTCGTGGATATCACAATGAGCTCTATACGATTCCAGTTTAGCATGAGAGCCAATGCTGAATTTTTTCTCAGGAACCAGCGTTTATCTTGAATTTTCTTGAGATGCTATCTGTTTATTGGCCACAGATTAGCTTATGTTAAGCAATAGTTTAAGCACTTCTGCGATAAAAGAACTTGCTTGTCCGGAATGCCTGGCCTACCGTCGGAGTCGCAATCCTTAGGTCATCCGTCGTCGAAGCAACTTGATAGCTACCGACCATAATTATTAAGTGATCATTATTTTTAGAACGGTGGCTCGAGGTCGGCTTTGAATTATCGAAGTCATCCACTAGCTACAGACTAGTCATAATGGGAGTAACTATTTCAACCCTATTCGGCCTTTGTTTGGGCTTTCGGTTAAGGCCTCGAGCAGATAAGCTGAGCCCAAGCCTGGCCCAGATTTTGGGCTTTCGGGCCCAAGTCATCCTGTCGGGCTTTCCATGGGCTTGGAGAGaaactaattaaggagtactccttcTGGAGCCCCCGCAAGGGTTATTTGGGGTGGGCTTGGAGCGGGTCACTTGGCGTGCTCTTAGctgccgccacgtgtcgcgctctaggTGTTTTCTTCGTATTTTTCTGTACGTGTTTTCGGATTTTAGATGATTATTTTTATGTATTTTGCCTTTTTGGTCTTCCCTTGATTTTTTTGGATTTGGACCCAAAAAAAGTTCAATTTTTTTTGCGTGAAAAAACCTGTTTTCCTTTTTATCCTTCCGTGGGAGGAACATATTTACTTCTTGTGGAATGCACggatttgcttccgtgagaggcacggaaaggaaaaaaaatgccCCGATTCAGGTTTTTCCATCcatttttttcataaaaaaatccATCGAAACCTATCAACACGAATCTTGTTTTGGAGATCTCGACGCGAATATCCAACGGTGAAAAATGTTCGATATTTGGACGTACAatttgagagataaaacgttttgaataaaacACATCTCCGGAAAAAGGAAAAACTCCCTTCGCACATGCAGTGCGACACTTGTCCCATCCTGGATGTAGGAGTGGTCTTTACAAAGAATACTTCCTGAATAGTGATTTTGTAATTATTGTGCTTGTTGATGGAGACCAGTTGGGCAGGGACGGCCGTCTGTGTAGCTGCAGCAACTAGGCGGCGAGCTTTGCACACAAGAGAGATGCCACTCCTCCATAGCCCCGCGGACGACCCCAGCAGCTCGTACTTCCACCCCTCCACGCGAGGGAAGTCGCAGTACTTCTCCCCGAAATCGTCCATGTACTGCATGCACGCCGCCAATCAAAGCAACGATGATCAGCGAATCGATCCAGCACGGGCAGCTTGGTCCATGCACTCGTGGTTACGTGGTACGTACCGTGATCTCCCGCCTGCCGATCTCGTGGGTGTACTTGCGGGGCACGCCGGCGGCCTCCCTGGCGCGGTAGAACTCCTCCACGGACCGGAGCAtctcctcctccgccggcagcgCCCGCCTGCCGGACAGCACCTGCGCCACCCACCGGGCCTGGGCTTCGAAGATCTTCCTCGGCACGCCGACGAAGGAGAGCGACGGCGCCAGCGACGGCGGGAACACGTGCTCGAACAGCGGGCCCACGCGGTTGTCGTCCACGGCGACGGCTCCGCCCGTGTCCAGGAACGGGAACGAGTAGCTGTACCCCGTGCAGTAGATGACGGTGTCGGCGGCGACgctggagctggagccggcgccgccgccgtccgtgAACGCCACCCGCCCGTCCTCGCACAGACGCTCCACCTGCCGGCCGGCCGGGATGAACGGTGCATTATATTAGTTGATTGGCTCCCTTCGTTCTCTTCTATGGGTGGAGAGAGATCGCTTGTGTACGTACCTCAAGTCGGAGATGGAGGTCGGCGCTGTGCTTGGCCAGCACCTTGGACAGGCCTGGGGTGACCGCCTCCGTGGACCCGGCGACGAGGTACACCTCCTTGGCCACGCCGCGGATCTCCATGGCGATGTCTTTGCCGCTCTCCCCGCAcccgaccgccaccaccacctcgccGCGGAACGGCTCCGGCACCCTGTACGAGTGGCTGTGCATCTGCCTCCCCCTCCACGTCTCCATGCCTGCACATCTTCTTCTTCATAAACGACTATGGGAGTACGGGTGGAGCTTGCATTGCTTTGCTTACCTTTGATGCATGGCAATCTTGGCTGCGAGTAGTGGCcggtggcgacgacgacggcgtcgaACACCTCGTCCACGCACGCGTCCAACTCCTTCCCGTCGGGATCATCGCACTCCCCGACGCCGAGGTCCACGGACCTCACCGCCCACCGACGCGCCGGCGTCATGACGGCGCGCAGGACCCTGGTGTTGAGCCTCACGGCGTCCATGAGCCCGAACGCGGCGCAGAAGTCCTTGAGGTACAGGTGCACCTCGCGGTGGCCCGGGAAGCGGCGGTCGTCGCGGCCGCTCTTGGGGCAGAAGGGGAAGTCGGTGAAGCCCGTGGATCGGCAAGAAGTCACGGGGAGGCGTCTGATTTGTCCACGAGTTTTGTGTGACACATTCACATCCTTCTTTAACCATGTTCGAGTCCGGCCGGGGCGAGCAGTGCTCCACCCACCTCCACTGCGATGAATAATTGTATGCATCATTCAGATGGTGGTTGCAGGAGCTTCAGGAGCTGGAGAAAATGGAAGAAGAAAATGACCTGTGTGGGGAGGCCTATACTAGGAAGTTGAATATTCTAGTAGAGCTTAATAACATGTATACTGAGGAAGAGACCCATTGGCACCAGTTTTCGAGTGGGAGATGGCTTCTAAAAGGAGACAACAACACTGGCTTCTTTCACAGGGTAGCCAATGGGCGTCGTAGGAAAAATTTCATGGTTTCATTGGAGTGTGGCTCCGTGGTTATAGAAGGGACCAAAAACCTGCTTTCTCATGCTACCAATTACTACAGAGAGTTGTTTGGACCAGCCCCTGGCAACATTTGCCATATCGACGCCTCATTATGGTCCCAGGATGAAAACATCATGCCTGAGGATAATGAGTACCTAACCCGCCCTTTTTCTCTTGAAGAAATCAAGACGGCACTGTTTGCGATGAAACCTAATCGTGCCCCTGGACCGGATAATATTCCTGCGGAATTCTATCAACATTGCTGGGGCGTTGTGAGTCCAGAGTTGTTCAATCTCTTTGAGTGGTTCTATGAGGGAAAATTAGATGTTCAACGCTTGAACTATGGGGTTATCACGCTGCTCCCTAAATCTGCGGAGGCAAATAGGATACAGCAGTATCGACCTATTTGCTTGCTGCGATGCCCATACAAACTGATCACGAAAGCTATGGATCTTAGGGCTACGAAAGTTGCTAGCAAAATTTTTAGCATCCAGCAGAATGCCTTCATTAAGGGGAGACACATTGTGGATGGCATCCTAGCATCCTATCTTTGCATGAGGTGCTGCACTATACTCATGTGAAAAAAGATGTGGGAGTGATAtttaagattgactttgagaaagcctaTGACAAAGTCAACTGGGAATTCCTTCTAGATTGTCATGTTAAACGAGGCTTTAATTCAAAATGGTGCGGGCGGGTGTCTCAAATCCTTAAGAATGGCACGGTTAGTGTAAAGATCAATGACGAGATAGGGCCCTATATCCAGAGCGCTAAAGGGGTGAGACAAGGTGACCCACACTCTCCTTTTTTTTTAATCTTGCGGCAGAATGCCTGACTAAGATGGTCATTTCAGCCCAAAAAAATAATCTCATTAAGGGGCTTGCTTTTGTGTTGGTAGAAGGAGGGGTAGGCATCCTGCAGTATGCAGACGATACTGTCCTGTGCTTCGAACATGATGTTGACAAAGCTATCAACATCAAGCTGTTGTTGTATCTTTTCGAACTTATGTCTGGCTTAAAAATTAACTATGATAAGAGCGAAGTGTTTGTGGTGGGAGGAGATAATGACACGGACAGCATATATGCTGATCTGTTTGGCTGTCGTGTGGGATCTTTACCTATGAAATATTTAGGAGTTCCAGTTACTTATTCCACTCTTAAGAACATTGAGTTGGATTCCCTGGATGTTAAAATGGTCAAGAAACTGGATGCATGGGTGGCATATGCAGCCTCCTCTGGTGCTAGGCTCACCTTGCTTGATTCTAGTTTGGATGGTATCCCATCTTACTTGATGTCGATGTTCCTTTTCAACAAAACATTGATAGAAAAGATTAACAAACATCACAGACGTTTCTTTTggaggaggaagaataagaagcGTGCTTATCATATGGTTAAATGGGCTAGAATTTGCCGATCGAGAAATATTGGTGGCTTGGGCATAAAAGACCTTCACAAACAAAATATCAGCCTACTTGTGAAGTGGTGGTGGAAACTGGAAACTGGTGATGGGTTATGGCAACGCATCATCCGGGCAAGATATTTCAGAAACAAAACGGTCGCGAACATTCGCAGCCGCTTCTCTGACTCTCCCTGTTGGAAATCTATCATGAAGGTCAAAGACGTTTATATGGCCGGGAGAAGAGTCAATATTAACAAGGGGGACCTGGCAAGGGTTTGGCATGACCCATGGGTGGAAAATGATATCCCGCGGGATCGTTTCCCTGTTTTGTATGATATCTGTCAAGATCAAGATTGTTCTATCGCCTCTTTTGTAGACAATGAATATAATCTTCCCTTCAGACGTAGACTCTTTGGAGAGCTGGAGGAACAATGGAAGTGGATGGTGTGTGAGGCTAAGAAGTTGCATCTGAATGAGAACCCTGATGCTATTTCCTGGTCTCTGAATAGGGGAGGTAGATTCACCACTAAATCTGTATATAAGTGGCTAGAGAGAGACTTATCTAGCCCTAATTATAAGTGGGTATGGAAAGCGACTATCCCattgaaaataaaaaatttcctatggcAATTATTCCAAAATGCTGTTCTCACGCGCGATAACATGTGGCGGAGGAATTGGCCAGGGAACCCGGTGTGCTCTTTTTGTACTAATGTGGAAACTGCTAACCATCTTTTTTTTCACTTGCCCTCTCGCCCGCACAGTTTGGGGGGTGCTGGGGTGGACTGTTGGGGCCTCCTGTGCTCCCAGGTCAATATGGCAAAGTCTGGCTTGGATGTATAATTTGTTCCCTGGAGGCAAAAAATTCTATATGATGGTCATTGCGGCAGTATGCTGGGGAATTTGGTGCCTTCGCAACAAAACTACTTTTGATAAGTATAATGCTCGTTCTCCGCTGGAGGCTGTCTTCACCGCTTGCTCTTTTATGTTATACTGGGCAGGGTTGCTTAAGGAGGATGACAGGAGGAAATTCCAGGATGGCGTGAAGAGACTGGCTCATGTGGCAGCGGCGCTGGCGGACAGACCTTATGCGCGTGGCAGGCTTCTGCTGGGAGATGGTGATGGCATACAGATTGGTTAGATCATGATAGTCTCATCTTAGCTTAGCCTTATATCCACTGGGGTTTGATGCCCGCTGGATCGCTCCTTTTGGTGTTGATTATCCTATCCTCTCAAGGCTAGACTCTAGTCAGGTTAAATCTGTAGCGAGCTTTGGTTGATTGTGTCGTCAGGTTTTCGCCCCACGGCTGATAGTCCGCTTCAGGGCTATCATGCAGTGGGTTTCCTGGCGATGCACCAACCCGCTCTTCCCCTTTCAGTCTCCTTTGCTTGGTAGTTGGTCTTATTCGGCTCGATGCTCATTTTGCGTTGCTCTCCAAACAAACAGTAACAGACCGATGTATTTCCGTTGATTGCAAAATTAATGGAAAGAGGTGTGAGCCCGGTTGGAAAAAAGATGGTGGTTGCAGAAGATTATACATACAGTAGTGCATTATTGACAATTATATACTGTTCCTTTTGCATAAAGGGGCGTCTTTTGCCTACAGAGTGCTCCCTTTCCTGAAATAGAACAGGTCATCCCCCGTCCCACTGTCTAAAACGGGCAAAAGCTGGCCCCGCACAGGCCACCCTCCATCCGTGTCCACCCATTGTGACGCAGAAAAACATCACGCGGAGGGTTTCTCACAAACTAAAGTTGACGAACAAAATTGAAtttaagttgagacacttattttggaacgaaaAGAGTATTATTAGAATGCACGGTACTCTTATTTTCTAAAGGATTTGTCTCCTCCTCGTGCTTTTCTTTTTTTGGAAACCGAGTCACCTTGCTGTTCTATTGCTTTATGATAAAGCTCAATCATGATTATCGTCCATGCCTACCAAGTGTTTCGCCTATTTATTGAGACAACAAAGAGGGCGTTTGATTTGAAGATTATGAGATCTTCATATATCCTTTGGATACAAGCTCCATCATGCATTTTGTGTCACAAGAAAAAGAAAATGAGGGGTACAAGAAAATGAGTACGACACATGCTCTTTTTATGCACAAATTATATTATTCACGTAAAAGGCATATCATCGTTAGTGCTTTTGCGAGGGTGCTGCTAGATGGTAGAACAATAGCTCATTCC from Triticum aestivum cultivar Chinese Spring chromosome 4A, IWGSC CS RefSeq v2.1, whole genome shotgun sequence harbors:
- the LOC123083710 gene encoding flavin-containing monooxygenase FMO GS-OX-like 9, which gives rise to MHTIIHRSGGGWSTARPGRTRTWLKKDVNVSHKTRGQIRRLPVTSCRSTGFTDFPFCPKSGRDDRRFPGHREVHLYLKDFCAAFGLMDAVRLNTRVLRAVMTPARRWAVRSVDLGVGECDDPDGKELDACVDEVFDAVVVATGHYSQPRLPCIKGMETWRGRQMHSHSYRVPEPFRGEVVVAVGCGESGKDIAMEIRGVAKEVYLVAGSTEAVTPGLSKVLAKHSADLHLRLEVERLCEDGRVAFTDGGGAGSSSSVAADTVIYCTGYSYSFPFLDTGGAVAVDDNRVGPLFEHVFPPSLAPSLSFVGVPRKIFEAQARWVAQVLSGRRALPAEEEMLRSVEEFYRAREAAGVPRKYTHEIGRREITYMDDFGEKYCDFPRVEGWKYELLGSSAGLWRSGISLVCKARRLVAAATQTAVPAQLVSINKHNNYKITIQEVFFVKTTPTSRMGQVSHCMCEGSFSFFRRCVLFKTFYLSNCTSKYRTFFTVGYSRRDLQNKIRVDRFRWIFL
- the LOC123081661 gene encoding uncharacterized protein At5g01610-like, which encodes MATYPLLLLLLLGAVAVAASSASAEDTPTAYEMLERYDFPRGILPEGVEGYELGPDGGFEVYFPRECEFLLAKQWLVRYDARIAGAVTAGRLAALEGVHVKVLFLWLPVAEVDRAGDRLSFYVGPVSTSFPLSSFASSPHCRGYDAVAAAVS
- the LOC123084913 gene encoding uncharacterized protein produces the protein MNFLYRAAQPELPRIPEQQGVLKTLEGLIADDPLRISAVAEDDEAASNGAGEIGGDTAATSPSASSDSKSTAPAGKHSDVSQDEGWITIPNKELPGDWSEVSDMLQLRPLDRPFLFPGEQVHILACLSASKQDMTCISPFRIAAVMSKSGNSPRHPTNKSSSVSENGDANGTAGENSPHGVEDNMESVELNDKVSSPSKQDILETESLLRMEDHKEQIETVLQKFKRSNFFVRIAESDEPLWSKKRVAATKTADEQLYSDSQGNNTVSRSTAYNTISDKGVFDGSTSGGVARDTVRCYALQNGDIVVVLQVNVGVSNMVDPVLEVLQFEKCTSSNYMRENLVNGLPNGYEDPCQELLSWLLPLDRTLPPPRSLSPPTLNPSISHKQSFSASGSQIFSLSHFRSYSMPSSSFALAQLPNIRSPPISENQEFVPEKPAKTPDVINDGQLSFRGVPLEPERYSVRCGLEGVYLPGKRWSREVEIIQPIEVHSFSAKCTAENLLCVLIKNIAPRHVQDIVVFIDAITVVFEEASKGGSPLSLPIASIEVGHGHSLPNLSLRRGEEHSFILKPAIMSSRDRRINSDVPLTLSLPKMSGAATNTSTPRVSELSAGLTDQYAVLISYRCNYTESKLFFKQATSWQPCAASDLMISVSSELSLRNPSPSARVPQLPVQVLTLEATNMTSENLTLTVLAPEASGSSSVVSLNSAPTTPDGSYYNLNEPMRRSGLGKHGTGFRRLNSVVVGSPKESDNGGNRMSTSAGCTHLWLQSAVPLGCVPARSSTTVKLELLPLTDGIITLDTLQITIKEKGLTYIPEHSLEIHASSAISAGRS